A stretch of the Capsicum annuum cultivar UCD-10X-F1 chromosome 10, UCD10Xv1.1, whole genome shotgun sequence genome encodes the following:
- the LOC107843616 gene encoding pyruvate kinase 1, cytosolic has translation MHSNHLLLEEPIRMASILEPSKPNFFPAMTKIVGTLGPKSRSVETISACLKAGMSVARFDFSWGDSDYHQETLENLKAAIKATKKLCAVMLDTVGAELQVVNKNETTISLKEDAIVTLTPHQGQEASDEVLPINFDGLAKAVKKGDTIFVGQYLFTGSETTSVWLEVDQVNGDDVVCVVKNSATLAGSLFTLHASQVHIDMPTLTEKDKEVISTWGVQNKIDFISLSYTRHAEDVREAREFLSKLGDLSQTQILAKIENVEGLTHFDEILKEADGIILSRGNLGIDLPPEKVFLFQKAAVHKCNMAGKPAVVTRVVDSMTDNLRPTRAEATDVANAVLDGTDAILLGAETLRGLYPVETISTVGKICAEAGKVFNQDLYFKKTVKFVGEPMTHLEAIASSAVRAAIKVKASVIICFTSSGRAARLIAKYRPTMPVLSVVIPRLKTNQLKWSFSGAFEARQSLIVRGLFPMLADPRHPAESTNASNESVLKVALDHGKASGVIKSHDRVVVCQKVGDASVVKIIELED, from the exons atgcattcaaaTCACTTACTTCTTGAAGAACCCATTAGGATGGCCTCTATTTTAGAGCCATCCAAACCt AATTTTTTCCCGGCTATGACTAAGATTGTTGGGACTTTGGGTCCTAAATCTCGATCTGTTGAGACTATTTCTGCTTGTCTTAAAGCTGGAATGTCTG TGGCAAGATTTGATTTTTCATGGGGAGATTCAGATTATCATCAGGAGACTTTGGAGAACTTGAAGGCTGCTATTAAAGCCACTAAGAAACTTTGTGCT GTTATGCTAGACACTGTGGGTGCTGAGTTGCAGGTTGTCAACAAAAACGAGACAACTATTTCACTTAAGGAAGATGCAATTGTTACTCTGACCCCACATCAAGGTCAAGAAGCATCTGATGAAGTGTTGCCAATTAACTTTGATGGATTAGCCAAG GCTGTAAAGAAGGGAGACACCATTTTTGTTGGTCAGTACCTCTTCACAGGAAGCGAAACAACATCTGTTTGGCTGGAG GTAGATCAAGTGAATGGTGATGATGTCGTTTGCGTGGTAAAGAACTCTGCCACTTTAGCTGGGTCATTGTTCACTCTACATGCTTCTCAAGTTCATATTGATATGCCAACGCTCACTGAAAAAGACAAGGAG GTTATAAGCACATGGGGTgttcaaaataaaattgatttcattTCACTATCATATACAAGACATGCTGAGGATGTCCGTGAG GCTCGTGAGTTCTTATCTAAGCTGGGTGATCTAAGTCAAACTCAGATCTTAGCAAAAATTGAAAATGTGGAG GGTTTGACTCATTTTGATGAGATACTCAAAGAGGCTGATGGGATCATCCTTTCTCGTGGAAACCTCGGTATTGATCTTCCACCAGAGAAG GTGTTCTTGTTCCAGAAGGCTGCTGTTCACAAGTGTAACATGGCTGGCAAGCCAGCTGTAGTAACACGTGTTGTTGATAGCATGACTGACAATCTTAGGCCTACTCGTGCTGAAGCAACAGATGTTGCTAATGCTGTCTTGGATG GAACTGATGCTATTCTTCTTGGTGCTGAGACTCTGCGTGGATTATACCCAGTCGAGACTATTTCCACTGTTGGCAAAATTTGTGCCGAG GCAGGGAAGGTTTTCAATCAAGACCTATACTTCAAGAAAACAGTGAAATTTGTTGGAGAGCCCATGACACACTTGGAAGCAATTGCCTCATCAGcg GTAAGAGCCGCCATCAAGGTGAAAGCATCAGTAATTATTTGTTTCACTTCATCTGGAAGGGCAGCAAG ATTGATAGCTAAATATAGGCCAACAATGCCAGTATTGTCTGTTGTCATTCCTCGACTCAAGACAAATCAGCTGAAGTGGAGTTTTAGTGGTGCATTTGAG GCAAGGCAATCTCTTATTGTCCGAGGTCTTTTCCCAATGTTGGCTGATCCTCGACATCCA GCTGAATCTACCAACGCATCTAACGAGTCAGTGCTGAAAGTTGCTCTTGATCATGGTAAGGCATCAGGAGTTATTAAATCACACGATCGAGTTGTTGTTTGCCAGAAAGTTGGAGATGCATCTGTCGTCAAGATTATTGAACTCGAAGATTAG